A window of the Scleropages formosus chromosome 5, fSclFor1.1, whole genome shotgun sequence genome harbors these coding sequences:
- the deaf1 gene encoding deformed epidermal autoregulatory factor 1 homolog isoform X3: MDESESATKGLGLQEAADRRGQDSETESEAEVATMTMMGEPENIDMGAESLPNPDEAEAAFAEVTTVTVNDVQASGDNVFTTSVATAASISEHVLTGRTTLQIGDSLNTQKATLIVVHTDGSIVGATGLKGATTPVTPGPQTPTTSMTPGHEKEGSKYNWDPSVYDNELPVRCRNTSGILYKNRLGSGGKGRCIKHGNNWYTPTEFEGMSGRASSKDWKRSIRYAGRPLQCLIQERILNPHAASCTCAACCDDLSLCATDGSSFKGENINMTGPVRLFVPYKRRKKDNERPATPEKKDVQTPKNITFAPGTTITVSPSGQITTSGTLTFDRTSAGDATAIISESPAQADVFASTAVLTSLPALAVPPQPVQAKAPSPGLANGLEGGEQRTWLYLEEMANTLLSTVQQLKALIEQAKQASQEALAAQEKGFAERREAFQGQLSFQQAGDPEGKTTEIVIKQMCVNCGREAISECTGCHKVNYCSTFCQRKDWKDHQLCCCQPAAAVAVQEEEQMPTMDIEKVKA; encoded by the exons ATGGACGAGTCGGAATCGGCAACAAAGGGACTCGGGCTGCAGGAGGCGGCCGATCGGAGAGGGCAGGACTCGGAGACCGAATCGGAGGCCGAAGTGGCGACGATGACGATGATGGGAGAACCGGAGAACATCGACATGGGAGCCGAGTCGCTGCCGAACCCGGACGAGGCCGAGGCGGCGTTTGCTG AAGTAACGACGGTGACAGTGAATGATGTCCAAGCATCTGGAGACAACGTGTTCACCACGTCTGTTGCCACAGCGGCCTCCATCTCAGAGCACGTTCTT ACCGGCCGGACCACCTTGCAAATTGGAGACAGCCTCAACACCCAGAAAGCCACACTTATTGTTGTCCATACTGACGGAAGTATTGTGGGTGcaacagggctgaagggggcaACGACTCCCGTAACTCCAG GTCCCCAGACACCCACCACATCCATGACCCCTGGACACGAGAAAGAGGGTTCAAAGTATAACTGGGACCCGTCGGTGTATGACAACGAACTGCCAGTGCGCTGCCGGAATACCAGTGGTATACTGTACAAGAACAGATTAGGCTCAG GCGGGAAAGGGCGCTGCATCAAACATGGTAACAACTGGTACACACCCACAGAGTTTGAGGGCATGTCGGGGAGGGCGAGCAGCAAGGACTGGAAGAGGAGCATTCGCTATGCTGGACGTCCCCTGCAGTGCCTCATACAG GAGCGCATTCTGAACCCCCACGCAGCCTCTTGCACGTGCGCGGCCTGCTGCGACGATCTCTCCTTG TGTGCCACGGATGGGTCGTCTTTCAAAGGGGAGAACATAAATATG ACTGGCCCGGTGAGGCTGTTTGTCCCTTATAAGAGACGAAAGAAGGACAACGAGCGTCCCGCAACGCCTGAGAAGAAGGACGTTCAGACACCAAAGAACATCACCTTCGCACCTGGGACTACCA TCACCGTGTCACCGTCAGGCCAGATTACCACCTCCGGCACTCTGACCTTCGACAGGACGTCCGCCGGCGACGCGACGGCCATCATTTCCGAGAGCCCGGCGCAAGCGGACGTCTTTGCCAGCACGGCAG TGCTGACATCCCTCCCTGCCCTGGCGGTGCCCCCCCAGCCGGTACAGGCCAAGGCCCCTTCTCCAGGACTGGCCAAtgggctggaggggggtgaACAGCGAACCTGGCTCTACCTGGAAGAGATGGCCAACACCCTGCTGAGCACCGTGCAGCAGCTCAAGGCCCTCATCGAGCAGGCCAAGCAGGCGAGCCAGGAGGCCCTCGCCGCGCAGGAGAAGGGCTTCGCCGAGCGCCGGGAG GCCTTCCAGGGACAGCTGTCCTTCCAGCAGGCCGGTGACCCGGAGGGGAAGACCACCGAGATCGTCATCAAG CAAATGTGCGTCAACTGCGGGCGCGAGGCGATAAGCGAGTGCACAGGTTGCCACAAGGTCAACTACTGCTCCACCTTCTGCCAGAGAAAG
- the deaf1 gene encoding deformed epidermal autoregulatory factor 1 homolog isoform X2: MDESESATKGLGLQEAADRRGQDSETESEAEVATMTMMGEPENIDMGAESLPNPDEAEAAFAGKLPGADRARAEAGETQCGYKVTTVTVNDVQASGDNVFTTSVATAASISEHVLTGRTTLQIGDSLNTQKATLIVVHTDGSIVGATGLKGATTPVTPGPQTPTTSMTPGHEKEGSKYNWDPSVYDNELPVRCRNTSGILYKNRLGSGGKGRCIKHGNNWYTPTEFEGMSGRASSKDWKRSIRYAGRPLQCLIQERILNPHAASCTCAACCDDLSLTGPVRLFVPYKRRKKDNERPATPEKKDVQTPKNITFAPGTTITVSPSGQITTSGTLTFDRTSAGDATAIISESPAQADVFASTAVLTSLPALAVPPQPVQAKAPSPGLANGLEGGEQRTWLYLEEMANTLLSTVQQLKALIEQAKQASQEALAAQEKGFAERREAFQGQLSFQQAGDPEGKTTEIVIKQMCVNCGREAISECTGCHKVNYCSTFCQRKDWKDHQLCCCQPAAAVAVQEEEQMPTMDIEKVKA; the protein is encoded by the exons ATGGACGAGTCGGAATCGGCAACAAAGGGACTCGGGCTGCAGGAGGCGGCCGATCGGAGAGGGCAGGACTCGGAGACCGAATCGGAGGCCGAAGTGGCGACGATGACGATGATGGGAGAACCGGAGAACATCGACATGGGAGCCGAGTCGCTGCCGAACCCGGACGAGGCCGAGGCGGCGTTTGCTGGAAAGTTACCAGGGGCCGATCGCGCACGAGCGGAGGCGGGAGAGACACAGTGCGGATACA AAGTAACGACGGTGACAGTGAATGATGTCCAAGCATCTGGAGACAACGTGTTCACCACGTCTGTTGCCACAGCGGCCTCCATCTCAGAGCACGTTCTT ACCGGCCGGACCACCTTGCAAATTGGAGACAGCCTCAACACCCAGAAAGCCACACTTATTGTTGTCCATACTGACGGAAGTATTGTGGGTGcaacagggctgaagggggcaACGACTCCCGTAACTCCAG GTCCCCAGACACCCACCACATCCATGACCCCTGGACACGAGAAAGAGGGTTCAAAGTATAACTGGGACCCGTCGGTGTATGACAACGAACTGCCAGTGCGCTGCCGGAATACCAGTGGTATACTGTACAAGAACAGATTAGGCTCAG GCGGGAAAGGGCGCTGCATCAAACATGGTAACAACTGGTACACACCCACAGAGTTTGAGGGCATGTCGGGGAGGGCGAGCAGCAAGGACTGGAAGAGGAGCATTCGCTATGCTGGACGTCCCCTGCAGTGCCTCATACAG GAGCGCATTCTGAACCCCCACGCAGCCTCTTGCACGTGCGCGGCCTGCTGCGACGATCTCTCCTTG ACTGGCCCGGTGAGGCTGTTTGTCCCTTATAAGAGACGAAAGAAGGACAACGAGCGTCCCGCAACGCCTGAGAAGAAGGACGTTCAGACACCAAAGAACATCACCTTCGCACCTGGGACTACCA TCACCGTGTCACCGTCAGGCCAGATTACCACCTCCGGCACTCTGACCTTCGACAGGACGTCCGCCGGCGACGCGACGGCCATCATTTCCGAGAGCCCGGCGCAAGCGGACGTCTTTGCCAGCACGGCAG TGCTGACATCCCTCCCTGCCCTGGCGGTGCCCCCCCAGCCGGTACAGGCCAAGGCCCCTTCTCCAGGACTGGCCAAtgggctggaggggggtgaACAGCGAACCTGGCTCTACCTGGAAGAGATGGCCAACACCCTGCTGAGCACCGTGCAGCAGCTCAAGGCCCTCATCGAGCAGGCCAAGCAGGCGAGCCAGGAGGCCCTCGCCGCGCAGGAGAAGGGCTTCGCCGAGCGCCGGGAG GCCTTCCAGGGACAGCTGTCCTTCCAGCAGGCCGGTGACCCGGAGGGGAAGACCACCGAGATCGTCATCAAG CAAATGTGCGTCAACTGCGGGCGCGAGGCGATAAGCGAGTGCACAGGTTGCCACAAGGTCAACTACTGCTCCACCTTCTGCCAGAGAAAG
- the deaf1 gene encoding deformed epidermal autoregulatory factor 1 homolog isoform X1, giving the protein MDESESATKGLGLQEAADRRGQDSETESEAEVATMTMMGEPENIDMGAESLPNPDEAEAAFAGKLPGADRARAEAGETQCGYKVTTVTVNDVQASGDNVFTTSVATAASISEHVLTGRTTLQIGDSLNTQKATLIVVHTDGSIVGATGLKGATTPVTPGPQTPTTSMTPGHEKEGSKYNWDPSVYDNELPVRCRNTSGILYKNRLGSGGKGRCIKHGNNWYTPTEFEGMSGRASSKDWKRSIRYAGRPLQCLIQERILNPHAASCTCAACCDDLSLCATDGSSFKGENINMTGPVRLFVPYKRRKKDNERPATPEKKDVQTPKNITFAPGTTITVSPSGQITTSGTLTFDRTSAGDATAIISESPAQADVFASTAVLTSLPALAVPPQPVQAKAPSPGLANGLEGGEQRTWLYLEEMANTLLSTVQQLKALIEQAKQASQEALAAQEKGFAERREAFQGQLSFQQAGDPEGKTTEIVIKQMCVNCGREAISECTGCHKVNYCSTFCQRKDWKDHQLCCCQPAAAVAVQEEEQMPTMDIEKVKA; this is encoded by the exons ATGGACGAGTCGGAATCGGCAACAAAGGGACTCGGGCTGCAGGAGGCGGCCGATCGGAGAGGGCAGGACTCGGAGACCGAATCGGAGGCCGAAGTGGCGACGATGACGATGATGGGAGAACCGGAGAACATCGACATGGGAGCCGAGTCGCTGCCGAACCCGGACGAGGCCGAGGCGGCGTTTGCTGGAAAGTTACCAGGGGCCGATCGCGCACGAGCGGAGGCGGGAGAGACACAGTGCGGATACA AAGTAACGACGGTGACAGTGAATGATGTCCAAGCATCTGGAGACAACGTGTTCACCACGTCTGTTGCCACAGCGGCCTCCATCTCAGAGCACGTTCTT ACCGGCCGGACCACCTTGCAAATTGGAGACAGCCTCAACACCCAGAAAGCCACACTTATTGTTGTCCATACTGACGGAAGTATTGTGGGTGcaacagggctgaagggggcaACGACTCCCGTAACTCCAG GTCCCCAGACACCCACCACATCCATGACCCCTGGACACGAGAAAGAGGGTTCAAAGTATAACTGGGACCCGTCGGTGTATGACAACGAACTGCCAGTGCGCTGCCGGAATACCAGTGGTATACTGTACAAGAACAGATTAGGCTCAG GCGGGAAAGGGCGCTGCATCAAACATGGTAACAACTGGTACACACCCACAGAGTTTGAGGGCATGTCGGGGAGGGCGAGCAGCAAGGACTGGAAGAGGAGCATTCGCTATGCTGGACGTCCCCTGCAGTGCCTCATACAG GAGCGCATTCTGAACCCCCACGCAGCCTCTTGCACGTGCGCGGCCTGCTGCGACGATCTCTCCTTG TGTGCCACGGATGGGTCGTCTTTCAAAGGGGAGAACATAAATATG ACTGGCCCGGTGAGGCTGTTTGTCCCTTATAAGAGACGAAAGAAGGACAACGAGCGTCCCGCAACGCCTGAGAAGAAGGACGTTCAGACACCAAAGAACATCACCTTCGCACCTGGGACTACCA TCACCGTGTCACCGTCAGGCCAGATTACCACCTCCGGCACTCTGACCTTCGACAGGACGTCCGCCGGCGACGCGACGGCCATCATTTCCGAGAGCCCGGCGCAAGCGGACGTCTTTGCCAGCACGGCAG TGCTGACATCCCTCCCTGCCCTGGCGGTGCCCCCCCAGCCGGTACAGGCCAAGGCCCCTTCTCCAGGACTGGCCAAtgggctggaggggggtgaACAGCGAACCTGGCTCTACCTGGAAGAGATGGCCAACACCCTGCTGAGCACCGTGCAGCAGCTCAAGGCCCTCATCGAGCAGGCCAAGCAGGCGAGCCAGGAGGCCCTCGCCGCGCAGGAGAAGGGCTTCGCCGAGCGCCGGGAG GCCTTCCAGGGACAGCTGTCCTTCCAGCAGGCCGGTGACCCGGAGGGGAAGACCACCGAGATCGTCATCAAG CAAATGTGCGTCAACTGCGGGCGCGAGGCGATAAGCGAGTGCACAGGTTGCCACAAGGTCAACTACTGCTCCACCTTCTGCCAGAGAAAG
- the ric8a gene encoding chaperone Ric-8A isoform X2, producing the protein MKMDLKAIIEKMETGDQDAALMALQAYNKEQSQCFQFSTNQQDERERLGELVLGFLERDLQPSCQLACLETIRILSRDKNSLAPFTTHAAIQTLSRHAGLAHGEDAAPEIPDVEVIVEALKCLCNVVFNSEAAQEAGAQLRLVAGLAERLKQCRGREWSHEVRFFDLRLTFLFTALRVDTRAQLARELRGVSLLSDALEATLGVCWVDAFEVTRANAEDGAPVPPLTREATERVMEILKILFNITFDTNRRQVDEEEAATYRRLGAILRHCLMSSAEGEERTEEIHSHTVNLLGNLPLLCLDVLLAPKVQQGSIEYMGVNMDTVNMLLDFMEKRLDRGNKLKETLLPSLNLLTESARIHRETRKFLRMKVLPPLRDVKNRPEVGNALRNKLVRLMTHIDTDVKHCAAEFLFVLCKENVARFIKYTGYGNAAGLLAARGLMRGGRDPGHYSEDEDSDTEEYRQAKAKINPVTGRVEDEQPNPMEGMTEEQKEVEAMKLVNMFDKLSRDHVIQPMKLTADGQMTALEAADFEMLRQQMPNPHRSDSDEEDA; encoded by the exons atgaaaatggatttaaaagcCATCATAGAGAAGATGGAAACTGGAGATCAGGACGCGGCGCTCATGGCTTTGCAGGCGTACAATAAAGAG CAAAGCCAGTGCTTCCAGTTCAGCACCAACCAGCAGGACGAGCGAGAG CGACTGGGAGAGTTGGTGCTTGGCTTCCTTGAGCGGGACTTGCAGCCGTCCTGCCAGCTGGCCTGCCTAGAGACCATCCGCATCCTGTCACGGGACAAGAACAGCCTGGCACCCTTCACCACCCATGCCGCCATCCAGACGCTCAGCCGGCACGCGGGCCTGGCCCACGGGGAGGACGCGGCGCCCGAGATCCCCGATGTAGAAGTCATTGTGGAGGCTCTGAAATGCCTGTGCAACGTGGTCTTCAACAGTGAGGCGGCGCAGGAGGCCGGCGCCCAGCTGCGGCTTGTAGCGGGCCTGGCCGAGCGACTCAAGCAGTGCCGAGGGCGCGAGTGGAGTCATGAGGTGCGCTTCTTTGACCTGCGTCTCACTTTCCTCTTCACGGCGCTGCGTGTGGACACGCGTGCCCAGCTGGCCCGCGAGCTGCGAGGTGTCAGCCTCCTGTCCGATGCCCTGGAGGCCACTCTAGGCGTGTGTTGGGTGGACGCCTTTGAGGTGACCCGAGCCAATGCtgaggacggggcgccagttcCTCCACTCACCCGGGAGGCTACGGAACGAGTCATGGAGATCCTAAAGATCCTCTTCAACATCACCTTTGACACCAACCGTCGTCAGGTGGATGAG GAGGAGGCGGCCACATACCGACGACTCGGAGCCATTCTCAGACACTGTCTCATGAGCTCAGCTGAGGGTGAGGAGCGCACAGAAGAGATCCATAG TCACACAGTGAACCTCCTGGGCAACCTGCCTCTACTCTGCCTGGACGTGCTTCTGGCTCCCAAGGTGCAACAAGGCTCCATCGAGTATATGGGCGTCAATATGGACACAGTCAACATGCTGCTGGATTTCATGGAGAAGAGGCTCGACCGG GGCAACAAGCTGAAGGAGACCCTTCTGCCTTCCCTTAATCTGCTGACAGAGAGCGCCCGCATCCACAGAGAGACGAGGAAGTTCCTGAGGATGAAG GTCCTGCCCCCTCTGCGTGATGTGAAGAACCGCCCCGAAGTGGGAAATGCTCTGCGGAACAAGCTGGTGCGCCTCATGACCCACATTGACACGGATGTGAAGCATTGCGCCGCCGAGTTCCTCTTTGTGCTCTGCAAGGAGAACG TGGCACGATTCATCAAATACACGGGTTACGGCAATGCAGCAGGCCTTCTCGCTGCACGGGGCCTGATGCGAGGTGGGAGGGACCCTGGCCACTATTCGGAGGATGAAGACAGTGATACGGAAGAGTACCGACAGGCCAAGGCCAA GATAAACCCTGTGACGGGGCGCGTGGAAGACGAGCAGCCCAACCCGATGGAAGGCATGACGGAAGAGCAGAAGGAGGTGGAAGCCATGAAACTTGTCAACATGTTTGACAAGTTGTCCAG GGATCATGTGATCCAGCCGATGAAGCTGACAGCAGACGGGCAAATGACGGCGCTTGAGGCTGCTGACTTTGAGATGCTGAGGCAGCAGATGCCAAACCCACACAGGTCCGACAGCGACGAGGAGGACGCCTAA
- the ric8a gene encoding chaperone Ric-8A isoform X1 has product MKMDLKAIIEKMETGDQDAALMALQAYNKEQSQCFQFSTNQQDERERLGELVLGFLERDLQPSCQLACLETIRILSRDKNSLAPFTTHAAIQTLSRHAGLAHGEDAAPEIPDVEVIVEALKCLCNVVFNSEAAQEAGAQLRLVAGLAERLKQCRGREWSHEVRFFDLRLTFLFTALRVDTRAQLARELRGVSLLSDALEATLGVCWVDAFEVTRANAEDGAPVPPLTREATERVMEILKILFNITFDTNRRQVDEEEAATYRRLGAILRHCLMSSAEGEERTEEIHSHTVNLLGNLPLLCLDVLLAPKVQQGSIEYMGVNMDTVNMLLDFMEKRLDRGNKLKETLLPSLNLLTESARIHRETRKFLRMKVGPTHIWFFAVQPEIQPSALSWSLCQVLPPLRDVKNRPEVGNALRNKLVRLMTHIDTDVKHCAAEFLFVLCKENVARFIKYTGYGNAAGLLAARGLMRGGRDPGHYSEDEDSDTEEYRQAKAKINPVTGRVEDEQPNPMEGMTEEQKEVEAMKLVNMFDKLSRDHVIQPMKLTADGQMTALEAADFEMLRQQMPNPHRSDSDEEDA; this is encoded by the exons atgaaaatggatttaaaagcCATCATAGAGAAGATGGAAACTGGAGATCAGGACGCGGCGCTCATGGCTTTGCAGGCGTACAATAAAGAG CAAAGCCAGTGCTTCCAGTTCAGCACCAACCAGCAGGACGAGCGAGAG CGACTGGGAGAGTTGGTGCTTGGCTTCCTTGAGCGGGACTTGCAGCCGTCCTGCCAGCTGGCCTGCCTAGAGACCATCCGCATCCTGTCACGGGACAAGAACAGCCTGGCACCCTTCACCACCCATGCCGCCATCCAGACGCTCAGCCGGCACGCGGGCCTGGCCCACGGGGAGGACGCGGCGCCCGAGATCCCCGATGTAGAAGTCATTGTGGAGGCTCTGAAATGCCTGTGCAACGTGGTCTTCAACAGTGAGGCGGCGCAGGAGGCCGGCGCCCAGCTGCGGCTTGTAGCGGGCCTGGCCGAGCGACTCAAGCAGTGCCGAGGGCGCGAGTGGAGTCATGAGGTGCGCTTCTTTGACCTGCGTCTCACTTTCCTCTTCACGGCGCTGCGTGTGGACACGCGTGCCCAGCTGGCCCGCGAGCTGCGAGGTGTCAGCCTCCTGTCCGATGCCCTGGAGGCCACTCTAGGCGTGTGTTGGGTGGACGCCTTTGAGGTGACCCGAGCCAATGCtgaggacggggcgccagttcCTCCACTCACCCGGGAGGCTACGGAACGAGTCATGGAGATCCTAAAGATCCTCTTCAACATCACCTTTGACACCAACCGTCGTCAGGTGGATGAG GAGGAGGCGGCCACATACCGACGACTCGGAGCCATTCTCAGACACTGTCTCATGAGCTCAGCTGAGGGTGAGGAGCGCACAGAAGAGATCCATAG TCACACAGTGAACCTCCTGGGCAACCTGCCTCTACTCTGCCTGGACGTGCTTCTGGCTCCCAAGGTGCAACAAGGCTCCATCGAGTATATGGGCGTCAATATGGACACAGTCAACATGCTGCTGGATTTCATGGAGAAGAGGCTCGACCGG GGCAACAAGCTGAAGGAGACCCTTCTGCCTTCCCTTAATCTGCTGACAGAGAGCGCCCGCATCCACAGAGAGACGAGGAAGTTCCTGAGGATGAAGGTCGGTCCCACTCACATATGGTTTTTTGCCGTCCAACCTGAGATACAACCATCTGCTCTTTCGTGGTCCCTCTGCCAGGTCCTGCCCCCTCTGCGTGATGTGAAGAACCGCCCCGAAGTGGGAAATGCTCTGCGGAACAAGCTGGTGCGCCTCATGACCCACATTGACACGGATGTGAAGCATTGCGCCGCCGAGTTCCTCTTTGTGCTCTGCAAGGAGAACG TGGCACGATTCATCAAATACACGGGTTACGGCAATGCAGCAGGCCTTCTCGCTGCACGGGGCCTGATGCGAGGTGGGAGGGACCCTGGCCACTATTCGGAGGATGAAGACAGTGATACGGAAGAGTACCGACAGGCCAAGGCCAA GATAAACCCTGTGACGGGGCGCGTGGAAGACGAGCAGCCCAACCCGATGGAAGGCATGACGGAAGAGCAGAAGGAGGTGGAAGCCATGAAACTTGTCAACATGTTTGACAAGTTGTCCAG GGATCATGTGATCCAGCCGATGAAGCTGACAGCAGACGGGCAAATGACGGCGCTTGAGGCTGCTGACTTTGAGATGCTGAGGCAGCAGATGCCAAACCCACACAGGTCCGACAGCGACGAGGAGGACGCCTAA